The stretch of DNA CAAACATAAAGGATCAAAATTATGCTCATTCAAGCAATCCTCCAACACATCCACTCTATAACAAGAGTTACTTATAGAAGGATATTTCATGGACTTTTCCAACGAGAATTCCATCTTGTCATCACTAACTTGAAGGGAGAGCTTCCCATTCTTAACATCGATCATTGCACCCCCCGTAGCAAGACATGGGCGCCCggcctagaatgattggaatttTTGAATCCTCGGGAATATCCATCACATAAAAATCACAAGGCATGACTAGGCTTACCACCTTGAGTGGAACATCCTCCACAAGGCCTATGGGGTATTTGACCGACCTATCCACAAGTTGTAAAGAGACCCTAGTTGGAGTTAGTTCTACGGCATCCAACTTCTTGAAAATCTTGAGTGGCATGAGgctaacactagcccctaaattaCAAAGGGCTCTATCAATTTGGATGGTCCCAATTGCACAAGGTATGGAAAAACCCCCCGGATCTTCAAGTTTTGGAGGTAGCTTTTCAAGTAAGATGGCATTACACTCTTGTGATAAATTGACCGTGGTACTTGGACCCAATTTCTTCTTATTGGAGATTAGTTCTTTCAAGAACTTTCCATAAGTAGGAATTTCTTTTATAGCATCAAGGAATGGAAGAGTAACTTGCAATCCTTTCATCATGTCTAAGAATTTTTCATACTTTTTCTCAAGCTTTGCTCTTGCCAATCTTTGAGGAAAAGGAATATGTGGCACATAAGGCTTCACTACATGTTGTTTTGGTTCATCAACCACCTTCGATGGCACTACAACATCCTTAGGTGTCTCCACGATAATCTCAACAAGCTCATCTTCAATTTCTTTGGTTGGCTCAACCACCACCTCTTCTCTACTACTCTTTCTTTTATTGGGTTCTCATAGTCTTCCAAGACTTTCCCATTTCTCAAATGAATGGCACATATGGTCTTTGGATTTTCTTCGGTATTTCCCGGAAACTTGCCATTTGTACCTTGCAATTGACTCACTTGAGAAGCCAATTGTGAGATTTGGTTATCCGTTATTCGTTGGGAAGCTTGCATTTGAGTCCTCAATTGTTTGATAGAAGACGTGGTCTCCTCTTGTTTTTGGTTAGAGTGAGCAATGAATTGGTTTTGGGTTGTCATCATTTGCTCCATCATGAGCTCCATGTTGGATTTAGGTTAAGTAGATTGTTGAAATGGTTGTTGAGGGACTTGTTGGAAAGGTTGTGATGTAGGTTGGTTGCGTGGTTGGAATGGTGGTCTCGGTTGAAAAATTCTTCCTTGAAAACCCGGTGGACCTTGGTTAAAGGGTTGATTTTGTTTGTTGGCGTGGAAGTTTGGTGGGTTTTGTGATTTTGTTTGGAAAGTAGGGTTTAGCACATTTTGAGAACCATAGGAAAAATTCGGGTGGGCTCTTATTCCGGGGTGATAGTTGTTATTGTTGAAAGCTTGTCTAGCCGGACTAGACTCCCATACACCATTCACTTGTTCCATGCAACTCACATCTCCCACCATCAAAGAGCACTCATTTGGTGTATGCCCTTGATCTCCGCAAAAATCACAACAATAAACATGGGTTCTTGGTGAAGAATTGTTGGGTGTGTTAGAACTCAACAATGCAACTTGTTGTTTAAGCTCTTCTATCAATCCCTTAACCTCCATGTTGTTTGACGACTCAACACTTGCCTTTCCTTTCCTTTTAAGCCGGTCATTGTTCCAATGGAAGGTTCTAGACACCATCTCCTCAATCAATTCCTTGGCCGTCTTGTGATCGATTTTGTCAAGTGCCCCTTTCCCGGAACTGGAATCTAGGTTCATTTTCATGTCATTGTACAAACCCTCATAAAAGTTGTTAATGAGATCATCCTCACCAATCCCATGATGAGGACACAACCTTTGAAGGGCCTTGTACCTTTCCCATACCTCGTAGAGGGTTTCATCATCTAGTTGAGTGAAGCCTTGAAGCTCACTTTTGATCTTTGCCGTTCTTTGAGGTGGGAAGTATTTGTTCAAGAAAGCTTTTGAGACATCATTCCATATCCTTAGAGATTCAGGTTCTAAACTCTTGAGCCACTCCTTAGCACTTCCCCTCAAAGAGTAAGGGAATAGCCTAAGGCGGATGGCATCATCCGTGACTCGATTGGCTTTGTACATC from Silene latifolia isolate original U9 population chromosome 10, ASM4854445v1, whole genome shotgun sequence encodes:
- the LOC141608188 gene encoding uncharacterized protein LOC141608188 → MYKANRVTDDAIRLRLFPYSLRGSAKEWLKSLEPESLRIWNDVSKAFLNKYFPPQRTAKIKSELQGFTQLDDETLYEVWERYKALQRLCPHHGIGEDDLINNFYEGLYNDMKMNLDSSSGKGALDKIDHKTAKELIEEMVSRTFHWNNDRLKRKGKASVESSNNMEVKGLIEELKQQVALLSSNTPNNSSPRTHVYCCDFCGDQGHTPNECSLMVGDSSREEVVVEPTKEIEDELVEIIVETPKDVVVPSKVVDEPKQHVVKPYVPHIPFPQRLARAKLEKKYEKFLDMMKGLQVTLPFLDAIKEIPTYGKFLKELISNKKKLGPSTTVNLSQECNAILLEKLPPKLEDPGGFSIPCAIGTIQIDRALCNLGASVSLMPLKIFKKLDAVELTPTRVSLQLVDRSVKYPIGLVEDVPLKVVSLVMPCDFYVMDIPEDSKIPIILGRAPMSCYGGCNDRC